A window of the Myripristis murdjan chromosome 15, fMyrMur1.1, whole genome shotgun sequence genome harbors these coding sequences:
- the tex36 gene encoding testis-expressed protein 36: protein MVKGGKQYSSVSNDGKWVRKFQFAHTGSPEDNAGNRETSTSTGTMLTQIESSLPQALNFKRYPKWKSQQKSREYPLSAHDNRRALQDSIAIFTHGVGRRKCLDDRRQHNSHFCLCHDEAGSGTGEAGGNVTAYQTDYVAKQGVDVATGNKRFPHNHQQRSAAAARARE from the exons ATGGTAAAAGGTGGCAAGCAGTATTCTTCAGTGAGCAACGATGGCAAATGGGTAAGGAAAT TTCAGTTTGCTCACACAGGCTCACCAGAAGATAATGCAGGAAACCGTGAGACTTCTACAAGCACAGGGACCATGCTGACTCAGATTGAATCATCATTGCCCCAGGCTTTGAACTTCAAGCGCTATCCAAAGTGGAAATCTCAGCAG AAATCCAGAGAGTATCCACTCTCAGCCCACGACAACAGACGTGCATTACAAGACAGCATTGCTATCTTTACTCAT GGTGTGGGACGCAGGAAGTGTCTTGACGACCGGAGACAGCACAACTCCCACTTCTGCCTGTGCCACGACGAAGCTGGCAGCGGCACCGGAGAGGCCGGGGGGAACGTCACGGCCTACCAGACTGATTATGTGGCCAAGCAGGGTGTTGATGTTGCAACAGGCAACAAGCGCTTCCCCCACAACCATCAGCAGAGGTCTGCAGCTGCAGCCCGGGCAAGGGAGTAG